The Stieleria maiorica genome includes the window GATCGGGCTGACGCGCTGTTCTCGCTGGTTGACTTGGGCCGACAGTTCATGGGTGACCTCAGTCGGCAGTCGCCCCATGTTTTCGATCGTCAGCCGTCGATCGCCGAGTTGGGTTGTAATGCCCGCGAAGTGTTGCTGTACTCGTTCAAGGTCGCCCGCTTGACGTGCGTCGGCCAGCGACTTGTCGACCGACTGCAGCGTGCGATTGCCGCCTTCGAGTTGTTGTTGTGTCTTGGATCGTTCGTCGAACGAGCGATCTCGATCCGCTTCCAATCCGTTGATCTCCGCCCGCACATCGGCCAGCTTCGTTTTCAGCTCCTTCACCCGGTCGTTGGAGGCTTCCAGTTTCTCTTTTTCCAAGCGCAGCTGCGACGCGTCGAATGCGTGGCGATGATCGTCCATGGCGTCGAAATCGGTCATCACGGACAGTTCGTCCAGAACGGTCAATTGTGCGGTCGCCTGATCACTGATTCGGCGGAGCGAAGCGATCTCGGATTCCATGCGGGCAATCTGTGCCTGTTGATCACGGATCGATCTTTCCAGGGCCTCACGTTTAGGGCGGTTGTCCCAGCCGAGGACGAAGTGTCGGCGATCGTCCTGGCGATTGCGGTCATCCTTGGCGTGCTGGCGATGGTTCTGTTTGACGTGTCGATGAATCGTCATCGCCCGTCGGTTCGCCATTTGAAAGTCGGCGATCGTCTCACAGGCCAGATGGTCAAAACGATGCAGGATTTCACCGCGTACGTAAGACGCCAACGGATGATCGTCCCGGTAGTGCAGCATTTCCGGCAGCGACAGGTCGTCGGAGAGCGGACCGGTCGGTGCCGCCGTGGGGGCGACTCGATCGTACGTCAATCGCAGTCCGCGGCCGTGTGAATCGGTCAGACGTGTCGCGTCGACGTATCCGGACACCTTGGCGTACAGATCGTCGGGCACCAGCAAGGTCCGCGCGAAGGAATGCAGCACTTGTTCGATGGACGCTTCCCAGCGGCCGTTGTCCGGATCAACGGCGACCAGCTCAGCCACAAACGGCAGTTCCGTTGGCGGCAGCTTGAATGCGGTGCAGATCGCCGCACGGACCTCGATAAAGGCGTCGGGCAGATTGCCTTTGCGGCGCCGCAACGAATCCAGCTCCCGCGCGTCTTCGTCCAACTGTTTTCGCAAAACGCCCAATTCATAGTCACAGCGACTTAACCGATCCGTGCTCTCCTGGCGTCGCTGCAACAATGCGTCGCGAGTTTCCGAGATCCTTTGATGGGCTTTTTCCAGCTGCTGGGCGCTGCTGATCGTGACTTGAATCCCGGTCTGTTGCAGTTTCGCCTCGAAGGAAAGCCGTTTTTCGCGTTTCGATTTTGCCTGCTGTTCTTCGGCGGCGATCAAGTCCGGCAGCCGCTGCAATCGGGCGCCGCCGCTGTGTGCGATCTCATGTTCCAGTCGGGCCGAATCACCGCGTTTGGATTTCAACGATTCGTCCAGCAGTTCGATCTCCTGGTCCAAATGTTCGATTCGCAGCTGCCATTGCTGGCACAGCGGACGCAGCAATTCGCTGATCGCGTTGTCAAAGTACAATGGCGCGGACTCGTGTTGATCACGGGCTTGCTGTAGTTGTTCGTTGGCGTTTCGATACCGTTTTCCGGTTTTGATGATCGGTTCGAGCAACTCGGATTGCTGACGCACCTGAACGAGCGCGCGGTGGGCTTCGCTGAGTTCGGCGAAGTGCTGCAGCAGGCTGGAAACCTTGTCGTTCCACGGTTTCTTTTCAAGCATGTGGTCGCGGATGAACTGATCCAGCCGTTGTACATCCTTGACCGCAACGGTCTGGTTGAAGATGTCCATCGCTTTGGGACGAAACTTGACCTGCCGTTGGAACCAGCCGTGGTACTGTTTATAGCTTTCGGTGACTTGGAATCCGCGGTCGGACATCTCGGATTTGATGTCGCTGCCAGACTTCAGCCCGCCAAGGTCGGCGGCGATGCTGCGCGCGGCGGTGTCGAATCCGTAATAGATTTTGCGGTCTCCCGAGGCGGTCAGGTACATGACCTGGCAGAGCGTGAACTGTTTGCCCGATGAGCCGCTGGTGAACGTCGCCAGCAGTGCGGTGTAGAACCCGCTGCCGTCGCGAAGGTATTGGATTTGTGGTTTTTCGTCTCTTCCGGCGGTTCGATCGTAGGCGCCACGAATGTAGGTCCGTTCGTCGCGTTCCTTCTTTGTGGCTCCGGCGGCGACGTTGTAATTGCGCACACCGGGGCGCACCAACAGCGTCAACATCGCATCGACCAGCGTCGATTTGCCCGCACCGTTTTCTCCGACCAACAGCGCCGTTTCTCCGTTGGGATGAAAGGAATGCACTTGGCCGTCGAAGGTTCCCCAGTTGAAGACTTCGAACGTCGAGAGGCGAAACCCGGGGCGGAGCGGATCGGCGGGGGAATCTTGGGCGTCGTCAAACAGCGACACGGGCCGGGGACGCGAAGTGGATTCAGTCATCGGATGCCTCCACGGCGGAGTCCGATTCGACGTCCGCATCGTTTTGGGCGCGTCGCTCCAGTTCCACGGTCAGATCGGTGCGCAGGCGTTCCAATTCCTCCAGCGGCAGGCGGGCTTTGAGGATGCGACGAACTTCCCAGCTGGGCGGTTGTTTTTCAAACCTGCGGACAAACTTGAGTTCTTCCAGCTTTCGAAGTTGCCCGCCCAAGTTTCGATTCGCGCGGACGGCGTCATCGTTGCCGGGGACGAGCGATTGCCAGATCTCCAGCAACGAGGCCTGGGTGACCACGCAGCGATCGTCGCGATGGATTTCTTCTTCAAAACGTCTCAGCTCGTCGCGCAACAGCACGCACAACAGCGAGGCTTCGAAGCTCAGCCGGATGCTGCGAAACAGCTTGGGGATCGACGGATAATCCGGCGGCAGCACTTCCGGTTCGATTTGGCGCAGGTAAGCCATGCCGTCTTCTTCGTTGACGATCAACATCAATCCGATGCGGGCAAAGTAGTCACTTAGCGGCGTCGCTCCGGCGAGGATTCGTTCCCAGGTATCGCCGGCGTCGTCATGATAGACGATGCCTTGCAGCAAGCGAACCGCGGCGGGCGCCCAGGGGACCGGCGGCGGCAACGCATCGGATGCAAGGACTTCGTGATTGGAATGGTTCGTCATCGCGGTCTCTTGGTTCGAATCGGCGTCGTTGCTTTTTCGTGGGTTCGGTGAAAGGTGACCACCGGGACCCTGACACGCAACGGGCGTGTTTGCCCAGTGATTACGTCTTCGGCGGTCACGTGGATCTCTTCGGTCGCATCGCGATCGATGCGGTGTCCGTCTTCGTGGGCGATTTGAATCCATCCCACCAGTTCAATGATGCCGACTTTCAGGGGACGGGTTTTGAGCAGCTGTGAGAGCCGGATCGAAGGCGACTTTCCGGTGGCGTGTGCGATCACCTCCCGCATTCGATCCCACTCCAATCGCTTCAGGCCGGCGAGTTTTCTGGCCTCGCGTTGGGCCGTTTCCATATCGACGACGCGGGTTTCGGGTGTCGTTTCAAAGACCTGCGGCGGCGTCCAGAAGGGGCGGGCAAACGGATTGCCCAACCCGATCGTCGTTTCGACCTTCAATCCGATTTCGTCCGGCGGCGGCTGATCGGACTGGGCGACGTGGTGTTTCAGACGTGAAGCCAACGTGCGGATTTCGCGGAGGACTTCCGCAGTCCGTTTTCGATGGCCGGCGGATTGGTCGTCCAGCAGTCGCCGCAGGGTTTGCGACAGTCGGCCGGTTTGCCGCAGCACGTTGTCGGCTTCGGCCAACAGCGACGGGACCATGGCGCGGATGTGCTGGATGGCAGCCCGTTCGCCGGTCAGGGCATCCAGATGCGTGACTTCGGCGATCGTTTCGCGCAGTTTCGCCTGGGCCTGGGGGGCAAACAGAAACGCGACGAAAGCGTCAAAACTGACCCCTTCGTCTTGCTGTTTGATCAAGTCTTCGGCGTCGAGTGCGCTGGCCAAGATCTCTCCGCGGCGGCGATCGTCTTTGATCGCTTCGCGTTGCACCTGTCGGCCGATCGCTTCGAAACGGTCTTCCACGGCGCGAAAATCACTTTGCAGCGTCTTCAGCAGGTCGACGGCGGTGTAAAAGCGTTCGCGGATTTGCGCCGGGTGATAGGTTTCCACTTCACCGCCGCTGCGAATCGATGCGATTTCGTCGTCGATCTGCTGTCGCCGCTGCAGCAGATCGTTCAAACGCCGATCGGGATCCGGCGAGGCGTTGCGGACCAGATCGACCAACGTGTCGATGACCAATCTCAATCGGCTTTCGGTACCGACCAGACGCGAGTCGCGATTCAGCGCGGCATCGACGATCCGGATGGCGTCTTCGCTGTAGCGGGTCAGTTGGTAGTGGGGGCCGGTGGAATCGGCGGGCAAGAACCGTCGCAGCCATCCGGCGTCGGACCACTCGCGCAGGTAGCGATCGGCCGAACCGAGCATCTCGGGGCGTTCTTCGTCGCGAAGTTCGTCCTGAAAGACCTGCAAGCGGCTGGCCAGTTCGTCGTGCGAAAACGAGATCGCCGAATCGTCGCTGTCGGATTTGAATGCGCGTCGCAAAAAGAAAACGACG containing:
- a CDS encoding DUF3375 domain-containing protein, whose protein sequence is MNLDAILTFLESSPTIRLLKADLAPFVVFFLRRAFKSDSDDSAISFSHDELASRLQVFQDELRDEERPEMLGSADRYLREWSDAGWLRRFLPADSTGPHYQLTRYSEDAIRIVDAALNRDSRLVGTESRLRLVIDTLVDLVRNASPDPDRRLNDLLQRRQQIDDEIASIRSGGEVETYHPAQIRERFYTAVDLLKTLQSDFRAVEDRFEAIGRQVQREAIKDDRRRGEILASALDAEDLIKQQDEGVSFDAFVAFLFAPQAQAKLRETIAEVTHLDALTGERAAIQHIRAMVPSLLAEADNVLRQTGRLSQTLRRLLDDQSAGHRKRTAEVLREIRTLASRLKHHVAQSDQPPPDEIGLKVETTIGLGNPFARPFWTPPQVFETTPETRVVDMETAQREARKLAGLKRLEWDRMREVIAHATGKSPSIRLSQLLKTRPLKVGIIELVGWIQIAHEDGHRIDRDATEEIHVTAEDVITGQTRPLRVRVPVVTFHRTHEKATTPIRTKRPR
- a CDS encoding DUF4194 domain-containing protein, with translation MTNHSNHEVLASDALPPPVPWAPAAVRLLQGIVYHDDAGDTWERILAGATPLSDYFARIGLMLIVNEEDGMAYLRQIEPEVLPPDYPSIPKLFRSIRLSFEASLLCVLLRDELRRFEEEIHRDDRCVVTQASLLEIWQSLVPGNDDAVRANRNLGGQLRKLEELKFVRRFEKQPPSWEVRRILKARLPLEELERLRTDLTVELERRAQNDADVESDSAVEASDD
- a CDS encoding ATP-binding protein, coding for MTESTSRPRPVSLFDDAQDSPADPLRPGFRLSTFEVFNWGTFDGQVHSFHPNGETALLVGENGAGKSTLVDAMLTLLVRPGVRNYNVAAGATKKERDERTYIRGAYDRTAGRDEKPQIQYLRDGSGFYTALLATFTSGSSGKQFTLCQVMYLTASGDRKIYYGFDTAARSIAADLGGLKSGSDIKSEMSDRGFQVTESYKQYHGWFQRQVKFRPKAMDIFNQTVAVKDVQRLDQFIRDHMLEKKPWNDKVSSLLQHFAELSEAHRALVQVRQQSELLEPIIKTGKRYRNANEQLQQARDQHESAPLYFDNAISELLRPLCQQWQLRIEHLDQEIELLDESLKSKRGDSARLEHEIAHSGGARLQRLPDLIAAEEQQAKSKREKRLSFEAKLQQTGIQVTISSAQQLEKAHQRISETRDALLQRRQESTDRLSRCDYELGVLRKQLDEDARELDSLRRRKGNLPDAFIEVRAAICTAFKLPPTELPFVAELVAVDPDNGRWEASIEQVLHSFARTLLVPDDLYAKVSGYVDATRLTDSHGRGLRLTYDRVAPTAAPTGPLSDDLSLPEMLHYRDDHPLASYVRGEILHRFDHLACETIADFQMANRRAMTIHRHVKQNHRQHAKDDRNRQDDRRHFVLGWDNRPKREALERSIRDQQAQIARMESEIASLRRISDQATAQLTVLDELSVMTDFDAMDDHRHAFDASQLRLEKEKLEASNDRVKELKTKLADVRAEINGLEADRDRSFDERSKTQQQLEGGNRTLQSVDKSLADARQAGDLERVQQHFAGITTQLGDRRLTIENMGRLPTEVTHELSAQVNQREQRVSPIRDDLTRAMGRLLTKFPVFESELSPTPQSLPDFETLQQRIIQDDLPRHERRFRQRLKEKVLQEIGLLHGSLEDEREEIRSKIEVLNEALRRLDWRPGTYMRLEPSDTTDAEIRDFRRDLAGCLEGTLDGTDDANEATFGRIEKLVGRLRDDANLRWREKVIDVRNWFRFAAREYDAATGNPGSYYDGGTGQSGGEKGKLAFLVLVAAIAYQYDLQPDETDSDRFHFVMVDEMFSRSDDTRAKYALNLFARFGLQLAIVAPLDAKAKITESYVGIYGHIIKDPETNRSELISLTAQQYRAAEEEENANQ